TGTTTGCTTATATGAGAAAAGACCCCGGCAGAATGCCAGGGTCCTTTAAGCCATGTTATTCAATTTTCTTATTTAGAAAATCCGCTCATGTTTGATTGAGCAAATGAAACTAAGCGCTTTGTGATTTCTCCGCCAACAGATCCGTTAGCACGAGAAGTTGTTTCTGCACCTAAGTTTACTCCAAATTCAGAAGCGATTTCGTACTTCATTTGATCAATTGCTTGCTGTGCACCAGGTACAACTAGTTGATTTGAAGAATTGCTGTTTGCTTGTGCCATGTAAATACACTCCTTGATATAATATAGTTTTTGGGTAAGCTGGAGTTGCACCAGTGCATGAGTCTTAATGATTCATGGCCTTCTCGGCTAACCCATCATGATAAGGTGCTGCTGGTTGTTTATCTGTTGTTATTACGTATTATGTATTTCCCGAGAAAATATATGCACATGCTAAAATGGTAATTATTATGGAAAAATAGGTATTACATAAAGTGAAAGAGAGTTAGGGAATATATAAAGAGGAAGCAAGTATATGAAGCTGCAGGTGATAAAAATGAACATGTGCCCGCTTTGTAATGGGTTTAACGATGAAGTCGAAGCTGCAACCTGTCCGAATTGCAAAATTAACATG
The window above is part of the Metabacillus dongyingensis genome. Proteins encoded here:
- a CDS encoding alpha/beta-type small acid-soluble spore protein — protein: MAQANSNSSNQLVVPGAQQAIDQMKYEIASEFGVNLGAETTSRANGSVGGEITKRLVSFAQSNMSGFSK